The following coding sequences are from one Pseudoalteromonas carrageenovora IAM 12662 window:
- the ppsA gene encoding phosphoenolpyruvate synthase, whose translation MQEYVLWYQELGMQDVPRVGGKNASLGEMISNLANAGVQVPGGFATTADAFNEFLDQSGLTAKIHDILDTLDVDDVNTLAKVGADIRQWIIDTPFQPNLDKAIRDAYSQLHGDTTADVSFAVRSSATAEDMPDASFAGQQETFLNVVGIDSVMVAIKHVFASLFNDRAISYRVHQGYDHRGVALSAGIQRMVRSDKSASGVMFSIDTESGFEDVVFVTSSYGLGEMVVQGAVNPDEFYVHKPTLLKNKPSVVRRNIGSKAIQMIYSKDKAHGKQVDIVDVDPALSNKFSITDEEVQDLAKQAVIIEKHYGRPMDIEWAKDGNDGKLYIVQARPETVRSNEDANVMERFQLNGTSNVIVEGRAIGHKIGSGVVRVLDSIKEMDQVQEGDILVTDMTDPDWEPIMKRAAAIVTNRGGRTCHAAIIARELGIPAVVGCGNATDLIKAGQEVTVSCAEGDTGYIYEGILDFEILTSRVDKMPELPMKVMMNVGNPDRAFDFARLPHAGVGLARVEFVINRMIGVHPKALLNFDAQTPALQAEITDIIAGYESPVEFYISKLVEGISTLGCAFAPERVIVRMSDFKSNEYANLVGGEQYEPEEENPMIGFRGAARYISEDFRDCFALECEAIKRVRNTMDMTNIEIMIPFVRTLEEGKRVIELLEEHGLKRGENGLKVIMMCELPSNALLADEFLDMFDGFSIGSNDLTQLTLGLDRDSGLIAHLFDERNPAIKKLLSMAIKTAKEKGKYVGICGQGPSDHEDFAAWLVEQGIDSVSLNPDTVLETWLYLADKLAK comes from the coding sequence GTGCAAGAATACGTTCTCTGGTATCAAGAGCTTGGTATGCAAGATGTTCCTCGTGTTGGTGGTAAAAATGCCTCACTCGGTGAAATGATTTCAAACCTAGCAAACGCAGGTGTACAGGTTCCGGGTGGTTTTGCCACTACAGCCGACGCTTTTAACGAGTTTTTAGATCAATCAGGACTCACCGCAAAAATTCACGACATCTTAGATACACTCGATGTTGATGATGTAAATACACTTGCCAAAGTAGGTGCTGATATCCGCCAATGGATAATCGATACACCATTCCAACCTAACCTAGATAAAGCAATCCGCGACGCTTATAGTCAACTCCACGGTGACACAACAGCAGATGTTTCTTTTGCAGTACGTTCATCAGCTACCGCTGAAGACATGCCAGATGCATCATTCGCAGGCCAACAAGAAACTTTTCTTAACGTAGTAGGTATCGACTCAGTAATGGTCGCTATTAAACACGTATTTGCTTCTTTATTTAACGACCGTGCAATATCGTACCGTGTTCACCAAGGTTACGATCATCGTGGCGTAGCGTTATCTGCTGGTATTCAGCGCATGGTACGCTCAGATAAATCAGCATCTGGTGTAATGTTTAGTATTGATACAGAGTCGGGTTTTGAAGACGTTGTATTTGTTACATCAAGCTATGGCTTAGGTGAAATGGTTGTACAGGGCGCAGTAAACCCTGATGAATTTTATGTTCATAAACCAACATTACTAAAAAACAAACCTTCAGTAGTACGTCGTAACATTGGTTCTAAAGCCATTCAAATGATTTACTCAAAAGATAAAGCGCACGGTAAACAAGTAGACATCGTTGATGTAGACCCAGCGCTTTCAAACAAATTTTCGATTACAGATGAAGAAGTGCAAGATCTTGCCAAACAAGCTGTAATCATCGAAAAACATTACGGTCGTCCTATGGACATCGAATGGGCAAAAGACGGTAACGACGGCAAACTATATATAGTTCAAGCGCGTCCAGAAACCGTGCGCTCAAACGAAGACGCAAACGTAATGGAACGTTTTCAATTAAACGGTACTAGCAACGTAATTGTTGAAGGCCGTGCAATTGGTCACAAAATTGGTAGCGGTGTTGTACGCGTACTCGATTCAATTAAAGAAATGGATCAAGTACAAGAAGGTGACATTTTAGTGACCGACATGACCGACCCAGATTGGGAACCAATCATGAAGCGTGCTGCAGCCATTGTTACAAATCGTGGCGGTCGTACGTGTCATGCTGCAATTATTGCACGTGAATTAGGTATTCCAGCAGTGGTTGGTTGTGGTAATGCAACCGATTTAATCAAAGCGGGTCAAGAAGTAACAGTCTCATGTGCTGAAGGCGATACAGGCTACATCTACGAAGGTATTTTAGACTTTGAAATACTAACGTCGCGTGTTGATAAAATGCCAGAACTACCAATGAAAGTTATGATGAACGTGGGTAACCCAGATCGTGCATTCGATTTTGCACGTTTACCGCATGCAGGTGTTGGCCTTGCCCGTGTTGAGTTTGTTATTAACCGCATGATTGGTGTGCACCCTAAAGCACTTTTAAACTTTGATGCGCAAACACCCGCTCTACAAGCAGAAATTACCGATATTATTGCCGGTTACGAATCACCTGTAGAATTTTATATCTCTAAGTTAGTAGAAGGTATTTCTACACTTGGTTGTGCCTTTGCACCAGAGCGCGTAATTGTGCGTATGTCTGATTTTAAATCAAACGAATACGCAAACTTAGTAGGTGGTGAGCAGTACGAACCAGAAGAAGAAAACCCAATGATTGGTTTTCGTGGTGCTGCACGTTATATCTCTGAAGACTTCCGTGATTGTTTTGCCCTTGAGTGTGAAGCAATAAAACGCGTAAGAAACACCATGGATATGACCAACATCGAAATCATGATCCCATTCGTACGTACCCTTGAAGAAGGTAAACGAGTAATCGAATTACTAGAAGAGCATGGCCTTAAACGTGGCGAAAATGGTCTTAAAGTAATAATGATGTGTGAGCTTCCTTCAAATGCATTACTTGCAGATGAATTTTTAGATATGTTCGATGGATTTTCTATCGGCTCTAACGATTTAACTCAGCTAACACTTGGTTTAGACCGTGATTCAGGTTTAATCGCACATTTATTTGATGAGCGTAACCCTGCTATTAAAAAGCTACTTTCAATGGCTATTAAAACAGCTAAAGAAAAAGGTAAATACGTAGGTATTTGTGGCCAAGGTCCTTCAGATCATGAAGACTTTGCAGCATGGTTAGTAGAGCAGGGCATTGATTCTGTTTCACTAAACCCAGATACAGTACTAGAAACTTGGTTATACCTAGCAGACAAACTTGCTAAATAA
- a CDS encoding PGPGW domain-containing protein has protein sequence MKKLLLQIIGVLFILLGLFFSLVPGPSLIFFMAGLLCFSFYYPKARHYLKLCQKALTKSCNYLDKKLAR, from the coding sequence ATGAAAAAATTACTATTACAGATCATAGGTGTTTTGTTTATTTTGCTGGGGTTGTTTTTTTCTCTGGTGCCAGGCCCCTCGCTAATATTTTTTATGGCGGGATTACTGTGCTTTTCTTTTTACTACCCAAAAGCGAGGCATTATTTAAAACTATGCCAAAAAGCCTTAACTAAATCGTGTAATTATTTAGACAAAAAATTAGCACGCTAA